Proteins encoded together in one Diabrotica undecimpunctata isolate CICGRU chromosome 3, icDiaUnde3, whole genome shotgun sequence window:
- the LOC140436292 gene encoding protein odr-4 homolog — protein MVRTLIVDDNLLSYLSTVADENVYAVGLILGQSCLEKDYVIHFAKTPPFQTDEDKKAGKAAPTPQSLEDFNPSWVADHAKQATRMLPGGLYVLGIFITAPDDVLNPFNSKIKSLLQTVHNYLNINKYLYGNHSSEKIVLHFSSKTKKYYSRSYDVNSHNVQPVDVRSLVKRWTNVQCDIKLNKLRFLLKEENDWPLEKHIKIIMDEICDNLSTAVFLFDGEFKDKEEPLEGSGKKKLKNTRSNKAQESGDAAKPVLVSILQTQCLQNDTEENIIESCGSLKLLGKVASQLWVQPKLTVSQVMEAVRQDILRSLASRLELHWDSLIEEENSEDINSVHEPPRRVLISLPDSDIALSDYLFPGEGPQDVKVSLEELLDITVEDEVEIMDVEGQADLLELDKYYKGALDSDPTEDLPIIATDPTKMVYIVGAISLIVLIIAILFNLF, from the exons ATGGTCAGAACTTTAATTGTAGACGATAACCTGTTATCATATTTATCAACTGTAGCTGATGAAAACGTATATGCTGTAGGTCTTATTTTAGGACAG TCATGTTTAGAGAAAGACTATGTCATCCACTTCGCAAAGACGCCGCCTTTTCAAACGGATGAGGATAAAAAAGCTGGCAAAGCTGCACCTACACCCCAAAGTCTAGAAGATTTTAATCCTAGTTGGGTTGCTGATCATGCAAAACAAGCCACTCGAATGTTACCCGGTGGATTATATGTTCTGGGCATATTTATAACAGCTCCAGATGACGTCCTAAATCCTTTCAATTCGAAAATAAAGTCATTATTACAAACAGTCCACAATTATTTAAACATAAACAAGTATCTATATGGAAACCATTCCAGTGAAAAAATTGTGCTCCATTTTTCTTCaaagacaaagaaatattacagcCGAAGTTATGATGTCAATAGTCATAATGTACAGCCTGTTGATGTTAGATCTCTTGTGAAAAGATGGACCAATGTTCAGTGTGATATCAAGcttaacaaattaaggtttttGCTCAAAGAAGAAAATGATTGGCCTTTGGAGAAACATATCAAG ATCATTATGGATGAAATTTGTGATAATTTATCAACagcagtatttttgtttgatggAGAGTTTAAAGACAAAGAGGAGCCATTGGAAGGTTCAGgaaagaaaaagttgaagaatactAGATCCAATAAGGCCCAAGAAAGTGGGGATGCTGCAAAACCAGTGTTAGTGTCAATCTTACAAACTCAG TGCTTACAAAATGATACAGAAGAAAACATAATTGAATCTTGCGGTAGTTTAAAACTTCTAGGAAAAGTAGCTTCCCAATTGTGGGTTCAGCCAAAGTTAACTGTCAGTCAAGTTATGGAAGCTGTTAGACAGGATATTCTGAGAAGTTTGGCATCTAGGTTAGAATTACACTGGGATTCTTTAATAGAAGAAGAAAATTCTGAAG acATAAACAGTGTCCATGAGCCACCCAGAAGAGTCCTCATCTCTCTTCCAGACAGTGATATCGCTCTTTCTGATTATCTTTTTCCTGGAGAAGGGCCACAGGATGTGAAAGTTTCTTTGGAAGAGCTTTTAGACATTACTGTAGAGGATGAAGTGGAGATCATGGATGTAGAAGGCCAAGCAG ATTTATTGGAACTCGATAAATATTACAAAGGTGCCTTAGATAGTGATCCAACCGAAGACTTGCCGATAATAGCAACAGATCCAACCAAAATGGTGTACATAGTGGGGGCAATATCGTTGATTGTCCTCATTATCGCTATATTGTTTAACTTGTTCTAA